From one Eucalyptus grandis isolate ANBG69807.140 chromosome 9, ASM1654582v1, whole genome shotgun sequence genomic stretch:
- the LOC104420285 gene encoding ABC transporter G family member 1 — translation MESPSPINVPRWTPSPPQTISLLPPKKADDVHEEEDDGVSARSHDVIFPFSIGEADTRDARDHEVPPWEVHGGGKGSRPDQATGAHENGNGMVLTWKDLWVTVLDRGNGTHPILQGLTGYAEPGRMLAVMGPSGSGKSTLLDALGGRLSSSTQQTGEILINGLKQPLSFGTLAYVTQDDTLITTLTVREAVYYSAQLQLPESMSNSEKKERAEATIREMGLQDARDTRIGGGSAKGLSGGQKRRVSICIEILTRPMLLFLDEPTSGLDSAASYHVMKRIAKLASHDQRTVIASIHQPSSEVFELFHNLCLLSSGKTVFFGLRSVAEQFFASNGFPCPTLRNPSDHYLRTINKDFDADIEQGSNGMDAEEAIDTLVKSYLSSLMCHQVQQQVSKISGKNVGGNLERNGSQASFLTQSLVLTKRSFVNMYRDLGYYWLRLAIYIALCLCVGTIFYDIGFTYGSIQARGSMLMFIAAFLTFMAIGGFPSFVEDMKVFGRERLNGHYGVAAFVVGNTFSSIPYLLIISLIPGAIAYYLVGLQKSLEHFVYFALVLFACMLLVESLMMIVASLVPDFLMGIITGAGIQGVMMLNGGFFRLPDDLPKPFWRYPMYYISFHKYANQGFFKNEFEGLIFPNQMEGSPTISGEEILRNYWQVEMGYSKWVDLAILLGMVVVYRLMFLGIIKAAEKMKPLVKNFRAKSPRHPKHVMDNPSSKP, via the exons atgGAGTCTCCTTCTCCCATCAATGTTCCCAGGTGGACTCCGAGCCCGCCTCAGACAATCTCATTGCTGCCTCCCAAGAAAGCCGACGACGTTCacgaagaagaggatgatggtGTGTCCGCCCGAAGCCACGACGTCATCTTTCCATTCAGTATTGGCGAAGCCGATACCCGAGATGCCCGTGACCACGAAGTGCCCCCATGGGAAGTCCATGGCGGAGGCAAAGGATCTCGACCTGACCAGGCTACAGGAGCACACGAGAATGGGAATGGGATGGTCTTGACATGGAAGGACTTGTGGGTGACGGTGCTGGACCGGGGGAACGGGACACATCCCATATTGCAGGGGCTGACCGGTTATGCCGAGCCGGGCCGGATGCTGGCCGTCATGGGTCCTTCGGGCAGTGGCAAGTCAACGCTCCTCGACGCCCTTGGAG GGAGACTAAGTTCAAGCACTCAACAGACAGGAGAGATCTTGATTAATGGTCTCAAACAACCACTTTCTTTCGGAACTTTG GCTTATGTCACTCAGGATGACACACTGATAACAACTTTAACGGTGAGAGAAGCCGTGTACTACTCCGCTCAGCTCCAATTGCCGGAATCCATGTCGAACTCGGAGAAGAAGGAGCGAGCTGAGGCAACGATTAGAGAGATGGGACTGCAAGATGCGAGAGATACTAGGATAGGTGGGGGGAGCGCCAAAGGCCTCAGTGGTGGCCAAAAAAGGAGGGTGAGCATTTGCATCGAGATCCTGACGCGCCCGATGCTCCTCTTCCTTGACGAGCCAACCAGCGGGCTTGACAGTGCTGCGTCATACCATGTGATGAAGCGCATTGCCAAGCTAGCCAGTCATGACCAGAGGACGGTGATTGCCTCGATTCATCAGCCTAGCAGTGAAGTCTTTGAGCTTTTCCACAATCTCTGCCTTCTTTCTTCTGGGAAAACAGTCTTTTTTGGCCTTAGATCAGTGGCAGAACAG TTTTTTGCATCAAATGGTTTCCCATGTCCAACTCTTAGAAATCCGTCTGATCACTACCTCAGGACGATTAACAAGGACTTTGACGCA GACATCGAACAAGGAAGCAATGGCATGGATGCCGAAGAGGCCATTGACACTCTGGTCAAATCTTATTTGTCATCTCTGATGTGTCACCAAGTTCAGCAGCAAGTGTCCAAGATATCCGGAAAG AACGTTGGAggaaatttggaaagaaatgggAGTCAAGCAAGCTTCCTTACCCAGAGCCTCGTTCTAACCAAGCGATCGTTCGTGAACATGTATCGTGACTTGGGGTATTACTGGCTTCGTTTAGCAATCTACATTGCATTGTGTCTGTGTGTTGGGACTATCTTCTACGACATTGGATTCACCTACGGCTCAATTCAG GCAAGAGGTTCTATGCTAATGTTCATTGCGGCATTTCTTACTTTTATGGCAATCGGCGGATTCCCCTCCTTTGTTGAGGACATGAAG GTCTTTGGGCGAGAGAGATTGAATGGGCACTATGGTGTAGCTGCGTTCGTGGTAGGCAATACATTTTCGTCCATCCCTTATCTGCTAATCATCTCTCTTATCCCAGGAGCCATAGCTTATTACTTGGTTGGCCTCCAAAAGAGTTTAGAGCACTTTGTGTACTTCGCTTTGGTCCTCTTCGCGTGCATGTTACTAGTCGAGAGCCTAATGATGATCGTCGCAAGTTTAGTCCCCGACTTCCTCATGGGGATCATAACCGGTGCCGGAATTCAAGGTGTGATGATGCTAAATGGAGGGTTTTTCAGGTTGCCAGATGATCTCCCCAAGCCATTCTGGAGATATCCCATGTattacatctccttccataagTATGCCAACCAAGGTTTCTTCAAGAATGAGTTTGAAGGGTTAATATTTCCCAACCAGATGGAAGGGTCACCAACGATCAGTGGTGAAGAAATCTTGAGAAACTATTGGCAAGTGGAGATGGGCTACTCTAAATGGGTGGATCTTGCTATCTTGCTTGGCATGGTGGTCGTTTACAGGCTCATGTTCCTTGGAATAATAAAGGCGGCGGAGAAGATGAAGCCGCTGGTGAAAAACTTTAGGGCTAAATCTCCTAGACATCCCAAACATGTCATGGATAACCCTTCTTCAAAGCCTTAA